One Maribacter sp. HTCC2170 genomic window, ACCCAGTGAATGATAATCTATAGCCACTTGTAATGCGCTCTCCTCATTAAATTCGTTTTGAACAGATAAACCAAGATTGGATTCATTTTTAAATAATGCAATTTCTCGATGGGTAAAATGATCCAGCGGGTCATGGTTTAAGATAGTTTTGACACGTTGTTGAAAACCATTTGTATTATTTTGAATTCTATAAATTGCCAATATTACTTTGTGAGCATTTAAATTAAATGTGTTAAAGTCCAAAGCTTTCTGGGCATATGTTAATGCTCTCTTATAATTTTTAGTCTTTAAATATATCTCGGCCATTTGGGCAAAAGAAACAGACCTATACTTTATATCTCTTGCAGCCCAACCTAAAGACTCTAAGGCGTTGGTTTTGTCATCTAAAGCTCTGTATATTATACCTGCCATATAGTTAGCAGGAGAATTATAAGTGTCCATTTTAAGGACGTTGTTAACAAGTTCTAGAGCTTTTTGATAATTGGTTCGCCTATATTCAAGCTCAGCCAATTTTACTAATCCTATTTGGTTTGAGGGATCGTTTTCAATCAGCTTTGACAATTTTTCATGCGACAATGAGAATTCTCTGAATTCCAGTGCCTCTATTCCTTCAAAAAGCAGTTTCTCTGAATCCGATACTTTCAGTTCTTTATTATGTTCAAAAGGTCTTTTCAGTTCATTTTCATTTATAAAATTTTTATAATGCAATTCTGTACCCTTAACGGAAACTTCAATTTTGTCATTTTCTCCAGCCGCAATTGTAGTAGAATACACCTCCATTGGGCGTAGCTTTAATCTTTCCGAATTAATTGATTCGCCATTAACCTTAATTATTAAATCATTGTCCATCTCGTTAAGGGCATTTATTCCGATGTAAGTTTCGTTGTCTTTTGTTTCAAGGTTAAGAACCCCTTGTTTTGAGGCATCTACCATTCCCCCAATTTCTTTATATGGAAACCAGATTTCACTCCAGCTGTCCATAACGTACGGATCAAAGCCAACTTGACTAATAGGATTGGTTACTCCCGGGGAATACTGATCAAAAAGCCTTCCTGCTTGGAATTCAATATATTGTCCATCTGAATCTGTCAAGAGATCTTCCCAAATTCCACCTCCTCTAGATAAATCCCATAACCAAAGTTTTTGCCCGGGCATTTCTTCATAAGGTGCCCATTGTCCAAAACCAAATTTTTTGTTATGGTAATACCCGCCAAAGAATTCGTTGTACTCTCCAACAATATGGTAACTTTTGGAAGGACCAAACGTATTGTTTTTATAAAAAGACAAATCTCTTCCTTTAGGATCTACCGGCCAATTATGCGGATTACCGTTATGCTCGACATATTTATTGCCTGGTATAAAGAATTCAAGATCATATGTAGCTTCTGCAGCCGCAGTCATCCAATTGTAATAAGATTCATTTACTGGTGAGGCGTTATACCAAGAGGCATTGGTCTCAAAGTAAGCTTTTCCCTTTTCTAATCTAATTTCCACCGTCCATCTGGTATTTGATGGTAAATCTGTATTTCCGACAACACAACTAACGCTACCATCTTCATTGGTTCGGGTTAAAAAATCTACCGCAGTTGCTGTTGACGGGTGGTGACCTATAATTCCAAAATTAAACTCAATACCACCTGAGGTCCACGGTCCTCGCATTGAAATATTCCTGAATTTTATTACTTCATTTTTATATAAAAATTCTTCACCTGTACTTTTTTCAATTGCACCCCAAACTTTACCGCCTATTTCTGGTAAGACAAAGACTTTTATATAATCGTTCTCAAGGGTAACAACCTTCCAGTTTTTTATTTCTGAGACGTGCTCATATTCTTCGAATTTAAAGTACGGGTATATTTTAGGATTTTCAGCCAATATTGGCACTGGGTTAGGTTTACCAAATCCATAGGTACTTAGAGGAAGTGATTCTTCCTTTATTGAGACAGATTGTGCATGAATGAATAATGATTGAAATAGAACAACAAGAAAAAAAGGTACAATACTAATTTGTTTCATCATTAATTTGGTTTTATATATTCTATAGCCTGAATGTAGTCGTTGTTATTTGCAATAAGAATAACCTCTTTTTCACCAACCTTGATTGTTTTCATATTCTTTGCATCTTGTGGTGCATAAAAACCACTTTCATTTATAGATGATGGTATAAATTCACCATTGCCATTACCTTTTAAGAATAGACCGGTGCCAGCATCATTTCTGGGAGTTTCTATTTCTGCCGGATATAAATTACCAACTAGTAATAGGTCTTTATAGCCATCTTGATCATAATCATTTATTAAAATGCTATTTATTGAAGACGTTTGAGCTAAGGAGTGCAGGGGACTGATTGAGTATTTACCACTTCCATCATTTTCTAAATATGCCGATGCAAAGGTCTTAGCTTTTCTATTTAGGGCCGTTTTCAATGATTGCCCATAAATATTATCTAGATTAGAATTACCAAATTCTTCATATGTTGGAAATTTGGTACTCAATGATGGGATTTGTTGTGTTGAACAACTTTTACCCCTAACAGGAAAAGCCTCACCATGTTCATAATAACTAAGTACAATATCTAAAGAACCATTATTGTCAAAATCATAACTGTGTACTTCGAAAGGAGCCTCAACAGAAGCTTTGTATTTATAATTAAGCCCAAGATTGCCAGCGACTAAATCTTGATCACCGTCGCCATCTAAATCATCTGATTTTATTTCATAATACCAACCTTCTGTATTTTCAATACTGCTTTTAGTAAATCCCCCTTTACGATTCTGGGAGAAAATCGTAATCGGCATCCATTCTCCAACAACGACTAAATCAACTAGTCCATCTCCATTATAATCAGTCCAAGTGGCTGCTGTGAGCATGCCTAATTCATTAAGCTCAGGGGCTAGGGTAGAAGTGACATCGATAAACTTGCCCCCTTTGTTTTCCAGTAGAACACTATTGGCAGGATGAGGATATTTTCGAGGAATCAGTCTCCCCCCGATAAATAAGTCAATATCACCATCATTATCAAAATCATGTGGCATTACACAGGAACCACTTGACAAATAATTGGGAATGGCATTAGTGTTTTTTGTAAAAGAACCCGAGCCATTATTTATATACAGTCTATCTTTTAAAGCAGGGTCATCCAAATCAAATTCATTACCACCACTAACTACAAATAGATCAAGGTCTTTGTCACCATCAATGTCCACAAATGTAGCTCCCATATCCTCACTTGCACTGTCTTTAGACCATGGACCGTTTATTTCATCGAATGTATTGTTGCTATTTTGTGTGAACAATTTACCTGGGAATCCTGCCGCCCCACCAAGATAAAAATCTTCGCGGTCATCACCGTTTACATCGCCAACGGTTATCGAGGGGCCAAACTGGGACATTTTATGTGGAAGTAGAATTTCGCTCTCATAATCATCATACTCGTTTTCAACATGTCTTACATTATTGAGGTACAATGATTTTGTAATGTCCGAAAAGAGCAGACTCTTTTTTTCTTCTGTATTCAAGATTTCTGCTTTGGGGACTGAAGTTGATACTTCATAAACCTTGTTGGCCGCCAAATTATCCAGCTTTGTAATGGTACCATCTGGCCATTCAACAACTGCCCTTTCAACTATTTTCATTTGACCCAATCCAAAATGAACTACATCTTCACTTTTAGACATATAGCCTCTTGCGTTGGAAATGAAATTGGACTGTAAAATATTTTCATTTTCATACAAGGTCACTTTTGCTCCTTGAATAGCTTTGTTGTCCTCTGACACTATTTTGAAACGTATGTAATTGCCCAAGCCCTTCTCAATACTTTCATTCTTATAAAGCATTACATTTTCATTGATATTATTGATTATCAAATCCAAATCTCCATCGAGGTCCAAATCTGCATAGGCAGCACCATTGGACAATGTGGGTATTTCCATACCCCATTCTTTAATTTTATTCTCAAAAGTATAATCCCCTGCATTCTTGTAAATATAATTCGCAAGTTTATCAGTCGGAGCTAAATTTGCAAAGTCCATAACATTGATCATGGAATTTGGATTCACTCCGTTCCTCTGCGCCAATTGTCTAATGCTATCTAACTTCTTCTCATACAAGTTGGTTAAATCACTGTTTCGATTGTTGCTAACCACGCCATTGGTTATAAATAGATCCTTGAGACCATCATTGTCGAAATCCCCAAATAAAGGTGCCCAACTCCAATCAGTACTTGTAACACCAGCAAGTTGTCCTAGTTCACTGAATGAGCCATTGCCATTATTTCTCTGTAGTGTATTGAACATATATTGGTGATGGCCGCCTTTATCAACAATTTCCCAAAATTGCTCAGGCGCCATACTTCCCATATTGGTTTTTATTCTTTTATGATCCTCGGCCATCATATCTACAATCATAACATCCATAAAACCATCATTATCATAATCGGAAACATCGCTCCCCATACTGAAATTTGAAATGTGTTTTGTTGCTGTTTTAAGCTCATCTTTGAATGTGCCATCTTTTTGATTTATGTACAAATGGTCGGCAACATCAAAATCGTTGGTCACATATATGTCTTGCCAACCATCATTATTAAAATCTCCTGTGGTTGCTGAAAGCCCAAATCCAAAATTTCTAACATTTGCCTTTTCTGTATAATCTTCGAAGGTGCCATTACCTAGATTTCGGTATAAACGATCACTAAAAAGTATATCGGAAAATTGTTCATAATTGAGCTTATTTCCAACGTTTGGGATACTTGGCGGTTGGTTTACAATATAAACATCCAATAAACCATCATTGTCAAAATCAAAAAAAGTGGACTGTATTGAAAAACCTTTGTTCGCAAGACCAAAAGTAGCTGCCTGCTCTGTAAATGTGAGGTCGCCATTGTTTATATATAGCTGGTTAGCACTTTTTTCATTTTCCAGATATGTAAATTTACATACATAGATGTCTTGATCACCATCATTGTCAATATCTGCAATTGTTACACCCGTAGACCAGCTGTTATCTTTTATTATATTGGATTTGTCCGAAACATCTTCAAATTCAAGATTTCCTTTGTTGAGAAAAAGTCGGTCTCTAACCTGATTACCTGTAAAGAAAACGTCTTGCAGTCCATCTTGATTAATATCTCCTATGGCAACTCCGCCACCAGAAATAAACGCCGAGTTGATCATATGATTATTTTCTCTAGATTGTTTTACGGAATTTTGAAACAGTAAGCCTGAATAATCTTTTGAAACCATTGTGAACAGTGTATCCATAGGCTCGGATTCTTTTTTTTCATTATTACATGAAATAAGAAAAAAACAAATGAATAAAGTTGAAATGGTTTTTTTGATAGTATCAATCATTCTAATGATTATTGGTCAATTAAAAATACAAAGATTTATAGTTCTATGAATCTATTTAATCCTATATAAATGCAAAAAAAAAGAGTCGTTTTCTAAAAACGACTCTTTTAAAGATATTGGAATTAAAAATTAAAAATTCGGTCCGTCTACATCCCACCAAAGTCTGGTTCCTATTTCATCAGGACCTCCAAGGAAGCCAGTGGCCGCAGCAACAGATGCTGTATTGTTCTCTCTTTGACTTTGAACAAAAACCTGTCTTCTCAAGAAGTCATCGGCTGGGATAACCCCCCAATCAGCGTTACTGTCATTCTGATAATTGAAAGGTAGTTTCGGATAATCAGTTCTTCTATGATCAACCCATGGTTCAATAGAGTTTGTATACCCATTAATCCATTTCTGTGTGATGATTTTTTCTAGCTTTTCTTCATTAGTTCCAGCATCATCCCATGCAACAGTGCTTGTTATGCGGTTAACAAAATCATTAACTGCCCCAGTAGCTTTGGGATCATCATAATCAATAGGTAAACCGGTATCATTGGCTAAATAAGTAGCTGCACCTCCAGCACCCCAATCCTCAAATGAGGCATTGACTCCAGCCTCATAATTGGCCATAGCATCACCAGCGCCTGTCCAACCTCTTAAGGCAGCTTCAGCTTTTAAGAAGTGCACTTCGGCAGCTGTGAAAAATCGTCTATTTTCTACAGATTTAAAATCAGAACTAATATTGGAATAATCTAAACGATCACCTTTGGCCACCAATTCAGCACCATTTCGAATACCTTTGTATGGGTAGGCCGCGTGATCAGGATAAAGTGTAGCATCAGTTGCAGGATCAAAGAATTTAGCAATCCTTGGATCATCATAACCAATTAAAATAGATTCCATAGATGCACTCATACGTGTATCGCCCCAACCAAAACTAATAGTAACAGGGGGGAATACCGCTCCGTATAGTGATACCATAAAATTATCGCCATTGGCCTCAATTAATCCAGCTGGATCACTCATTGCTTTTTCTCCTTGAGTTTTAGCTAATGCAGGATCTACTTTAGAAAGACGAATAGCTAAACGTAAACGCATACTATTCACCAGTTTCATCCATGCGTTGACATCCCCTCCATAACTGGCATCAAACTTGCCAAGTCCTGTATAGTCTGTATTCGCTGCAAATACGGCTTGAATTTCATCTAGCTGTGTGAAAAAGGCATCGTAGAGTACGGGTTCAGAATCATAAGTAGCTGGTTCTTCTCCGAATTTTGTATAGATTACTGGACCATGATAGGCAGTTAATCTAGACATTCCCAATAACTTAATCAGTTTTGCCCATTCTACAAATACAGGATAACCTTCAGCAACTGCCACTTTGGATACTTGGGTTGCAGGCGCCATAATACTTCCATAAATTCTATTCCAGTACGTATTCCACCTTATATAATAAGTGGTATTGTTAATACCACCTACAAAAGGGGTAGGAGTGGCCAAATGCCTTACCCACGAATCATGGGATAAGTTATGTTCAATTTGATGGCCAAATAGATTTTTCAACATTGGAGGGTAAAAAGCTCCCACATTGTTGAAATCCTGTTTTAAGGACTCATCGGTAACTTGGTACGGATTTTCGTTTAATTCTACGAAATCGTCCGTACATGCACTTGTGTTCAACAAAAGTGCAACAATAAATATGTATATTATTTTTTTCATGTCTTACTTATTAAAATGTTAAACTTAAGTTTAGACCGTACGTCCGTGTTGACGGTAAATTATAGTTGTCAATACCAACATTGTTTCGTCCAGTGGCTTGTTGAATTTCAGGGTCAAATGGTGCGTCTTTGTAAAAGAAGAACAAGTTATTTCCAATAAATGAAACCGAGGCATTTTTTACCCAATCAATAGAATCTACATTAATGTTGTAGGAAAGTGCCAATTGAGCCAATCTAACACTGGTTCTGTCGTAAATATGTGGCTCATCAATACCATTTCTACCGCCAATGGCATCATAATAAGTAAAAGGATCAATTTGAGTAACAGCTGAACCATTTTGTACTGCATTGATTATCTCATAACCTCTATCCCTAGCAACTGCAGATCTTTCTGATACACCATATCCATCTAATAATGCTTCTGTTTGACTGGCCACTAAGCCACCGAACTTACCATTAACTTGAACATTCAATCCCCAGTCTTTATAATTAACTGTGTTGCTCCAACCTAAGATATAATCAGGTTCTGCATTACCGAATAATTCTCTATCCGTTCTTAAAGGCCTGCCGTTTCCATCATCCAATAATATACGTCCTTGGTCATCACGTTGAAATTTACGTGCATAAATATCACCGATAGAACCACCTTCTACCATTCTAATTGATATACCTTCAGCACCTCCCTGCCCAATGTTTTGGGTATCAGGATGTAATTCAACAATTTCATTCGTATTGTTAGAATAGTTAAACGCCGTTGACCAAGTCAAATCTTCAGTTACTATGGGTTTACCAGATAGTGTTATTTCAACACCTTTATTTGTGATTTCACCTGCATTCACAAAGAACGAAGTATAATCTTCGATAGGTTGATTAATTCTAATGAACTGATCCTGACTATTTATATTATAATAGGTTAAATCAAGACCTAAGCGATTATTGAAGAATCTCCAATCCAATCCAAATTCAGTGGTAGTGATAATCTCTGGTTTAGCATCTGTAAATGGTTTTGTCGTGTTAAAATTAACTGAACCATCGGAATTAATGCTGTGTCTTGGAAATATTGCATTATATGGGATTTCATTACCAACACTGGCATAAGACGCCCTGAATTTTGCAAAACTGATTTCTTGAGGCATATCGAACATTTCAGTTAATATAGCCGTTAGACCAAACGAAGGATAGAAATAAGAATCATTTCCTGTAAGAGCGAGGGTAGAAGCCCAGTCATTTCTTCCTGCAACATCCAAGAACAACATCTCTTTATAACCAAAGGTGGCATTTGCAAACAAAGATTGCTTTTCAACTCTACTATCAAGAGTAGAACGCACCTGTACAACTGGTAAAAGATTTTGGAAATAGAATTCGTTGGCATACTGAAGACCATCTGCACTTCCTCCCGTATCTACCGCAACACCATTACCAAACGTGGTTTTTTGATATGTTCCACCTGCTAAAGCGCTTAAAGTGAAATCTTCACCAAATGTTTCATTATAAGTTAGGATACCATCCAAATACACACTGGTGTCATCATATTTTTCATACCTCCAACGTCCGTTTGAAGGTACCGTAGTTGTATTACCTCCCGCATTACGCTGATTATTGAATTCTTTTGCAGCATAGTCATAATTTCCTCTGAGTTGAAACTTAAACTCTTCGCTTATATCATATTCAATATTTAAACTACCAATAACCCTACTGGTCTTATCTTCTTGAGATTCCTCATTTAACAACCAATATGGATTGGATTGTAAGTGATCCGCAATAAACCAATTCATCTCATTGGTGTTTCTCGCTAGATTGGGTACACTATAATTGTTCTTGAAATCATTAAAATTTCTATCCCTTGGAAACCAGTATAGACCTGTTAAAGGGTTATTATAGTACCCTGCACGGTTTCTACCATCAGTCTTTTCTTGAGCTAATAAAATATTAGAGGTAACCTTAACTTTATCATTGAATAATTTCGTTGATTGTTTAAAGGTTAAATTGTTTTTCCCATAATCATTCATGGGAGTTACACCTGAAGAAGTTGTATTTGCATATGAAAAATAAGCCTGTGTTTTTTCATTACCACCACTAACAGAAACAGAATTGAAGTAATTAACTCCCGTCTCAAAATAATCATCAACATAATTGCTGTCATAATCACCTCTGGTAGTTGACCAACTTTCCTTAGTACCGCCTTCACTACCATATCTAAATTGAAGCTCAGGAGTATCAATTATACTCTCGAAAGTTATACCTGTATTAAATTGTACGGTTGCAGCTCCTTCTTTACCACTCTTTGTAGTAATGATGACAACACCATTCGCACCTTGGCTACCATATAGAATAGCAGCATTCGCACCTTTAAGGATACTCATGCTCTCAATATCATCAGGGTTCAACTGAGAAAGACCATCACCTTGATCAACCCCATCCCAAAGACCTGGCTGACTTCCTTTATTGTTAACCATTGGTATACCATCAATTACAAATAAGGGAGAACTATCTCCATTAAGAGATTTACTACCCCTGATTTGAATTTTGGTTGACCCACCTGGACCTGAACTACTTTTTCTGATTTCAACACCAGCGGCCTTACCCGAGATACTGTTTACAAAGTTTACGTCCCTTGTGTTTGTAAGTTCCTCACCACCAACAGTTTGTTGGGCATATGTTAAGGTTTTTTCCTTACGTTTAATACCTAGGGCCGTTACAACGACTTCATCCAAAGCTTCGGCATCTTCTTCCATTGTAACATTGATTGTACTTGAAGAACCAACGGTTGCACTTTGACTTTTCATACCTAGATATGAAAATAATAAAACATCTCCTTCGGAGGCCTGAATGGAATAATTTCCATCGAAATCTGTCTGAGCACCATTGGTAGTACCTTGTACCAGAACATTTACTCCTGGAAGAGGAGATCCGTCTGATGCATCAGTAACAGTACCTGATACTGTTTTAGTCTGGGCAATCATTCCCTGAATGCAGAGAAGAGCCAAAACTGTCAAAAAGTAATGTACTTTTTTTTTCATACTAATAGAGTTTAGTTTTTTTGTATTAAATAAATCTTGGAATAAAAATTCAGAGTAACAGGAAAGTATCGACAAATAACAATTGTCGAAAGCTTAACGACAATTAACGCTAACACCAGTTAACTGATTTCATTTCTTTTTAAATGTGAATTTGACTAACTAACAATTCTGTTAAAGTAGAATCAATTTCGAGTAATAGTAAAATTTTAGAAAAGTGAATGGGTTTTAATCATACAGTTAGTTTTTTAGTTGTATTTTTTTTGTGTGATATATTAATATCTTGTGAATTTAAACTATTTTTTGAATATAACAACTACACCTTCTCAAAATGTGTTCGAGCACATTAATTATATAACTTTTTTTGAGAATTATTCAAAACTTAATAGTATTTGATGTTTGGAGCGCTAGCTCTTTAAAAATAGGGCTTACTACAACGTTTGCGTAAAATGTTTATTGGTAAACGCACTCATTTTAAATAGTATTTTACATTTTCCGAAGTAATAATATCTATTGGTAAAAATCTTTGAGTAGGTACAGGTTTGCCAAATAAGAAGTACTCCGCCAAATATCCTACGCCTAAATAAGCCTGTCTTTTAGGTTTTTGATGAATTAAAAAGTCAATCTCTCCATTTTCAAGATACTTAATGTTTTCATCCAAAAGATCAAAACCCACGACGGTGCATTTAAATTTGAATTTCTGCAATTCAGCGACCAATAAATGGACCTTCGAGTTGGTTACAAAAAAGGCCTTAATATTAGGATTGGTCTTAATAAAGGAGAATACTTCATTTTCGAAATTTGCGAGATTACTTGTATTGAATCTCTTAATTGTTAATTTGTTTTCTTGATACCCGAGTTCTTTAAAATAATTTCTAAACCCATTTTCTTTTAGTTGCATATGGGGTTCCATGTTAATGTGGATAATAGCAATTTCGTAATCCTTTTTTACCATTTTGTCAATCAAATTTGCCCCAATTCTTCCACATTGTTCCAAATCCTGTCCAATGAAAAACTCACCTTGTATAGAATCTATATAATTATTGAATAAAGCTAATAGAACTTTCCTTTCTTTACATAATTCGTAAACTTTGATTGACTCTTCTTGAAACAATGGCGCCATCAATACAACATCAGGATCCACATTCATTGCTTCATTAGATCTGTGGATAAAGGATTCTTTGTCGTAAGGGTTATATAAAAACTCCTCTACCAAAACGCCAAAAGGTTTAAATTCCTGCGCTGCAGATTTGATTCCTTTCCTTGCAGGCTTCCAATATGGGTCCAGATTAGAATCGGGTAGAAGTACGGCTATTTTATATATTTTGTTGTTTTTGAGGTTTCGCGCAATCGGATTGGGGATAAAATCCAATTCTTTTAACGCCCGATCAACTTTTTCATAAGCTTTTTTAGAAACCTTACCACGTTTATGCAGCACTCTGTCAACTGTACCTTTTGATACTCCGGCCAGTTCAGCAACATCTTTTATCGTGTGTTTTTTGGCATTCATGGTACATCTGGTTGAAGTATATTCAATTTAATAGATATAAAGCTAGACAAAAAAATGAAAGTCAGGATTTTTTTATTCAAGCGGTTTTTTCAACAACCTATCAAAAGCTTCAAATGCTAGCGCCAAAATTATGACCAAGGCAGAACCAATAAAGTTCAACCATAAATAGCCCAATTTCTCTTGACCAGAGGGATAAATATGAATCAAATAATAATAGATAACGCAGATTAACAATTGAGTTAAAATTGCAGCAAAGAATACTGCATTTCCTTTTACATACTTAAAGAAAAATGCCAATAAGAAAATCCCGAGCACATTGCCGTAAAATATGCTTCCAATGATATTTACCAATTGTATAAGGTTGTCGAATAGATTTGCAACACATGCAATTAAAATAGCTATAACTCCCCATAATAAGGTAAAGGCCTTTGAGGCCTGTACATAATGTTTATCAGGTAAATCCTTTATTTTATTTCGCTTGTAAAGATCCAAAGCGGTAATGGTGCCCAGTGCATTTAATTCAGATGCAGTAGAGGACATTGCAGCAGACAGTATTACAGCCAGGAGTAAACCAATAAGCCCCTTTGGTAAATTGTTCAGAATAAAATGGATAAAGACGTAATCTTTATCATTGGTTTCAATTGAGTCATCGGCCTTCTTTATCAAGGTTTTGGCAACGGCTCTATTAGTACTGTCCTTACTATTGATATTGATAATCTGCATTTTGGCCGCTTCAATTGCAGTATACTCTTTAAGTTCAAGGGCAGTGGAAAATTTGTTCTGCGCAATAATCTTTTCAGTTTCCAACGCCAGCTGTCTTTCTTGGAGAACTTTGTAGTCTTCTGCATATTCTGAATTTAAAACACCTTGTGTGGCTGCAGGATTAAAATTCAAGGGAGAAGGATTATATTGATAAAAT contains:
- a CDS encoding DUF5107 domain-containing protein, producing the protein MMKQISIVPFFLVVLFQSLFIHAQSVSIKEESLPLSTYGFGKPNPVPILAENPKIYPYFKFEEYEHVSEIKNWKVVTLENDYIKVFVLPEIGGKVWGAIEKSTGEEFLYKNEVIKFRNISMRGPWTSGGIEFNFGIIGHHPSTATAVDFLTRTNEDGSVSCVVGNTDLPSNTRWTVEIRLEKGKAYFETNASWYNASPVNESYYNWMTAAAEATYDLEFFIPGNKYVEHNGNPHNWPVDPKGRDLSFYKNNTFGPSKSYHIVGEYNEFFGGYYHNKKFGFGQWAPYEEMPGQKLWLWDLSRGGGIWEDLLTDSDGQYIEFQAGRLFDQYSPGVTNPISQVGFDPYVMDSWSEIWFPYKEIGGMVDASKQGVLNLETKDNETYIGINALNEMDNDLIIKVNGESINSERLKLRPMEVYSTTIAAGENDKIEVSVKGTELHYKNFINENELKRPFEHNKELKVSDSEKLLFEGIEALEFREFSLSHEKLSKLIENDPSNQIGLVKLAELEYRRTNYQKALELVNNVLKMDTYNSPANYMAGIIYRALDDKTNALESLGWAARDIKYRSVSFAQMAEIYLKTKNYKRALTYAQKALDFNTFNLNAHKVILAIYRIQNNTNGFQQRVKTILNHDPLDHFTHREIALFKNESNLGLSVQNEFNEESALQVAIDYHSLGLETEAISTLLQGSNDTKNQLWAAYLLRNTNSIKSSAILEKLTSKSIDFVFPYRRETRPVLEWVVKQNGNWKFKYMLAQNYIAVGLANKGKSILRELNTAPDSDVFYRFRAKILSENSYEEKRGDIEKAIDLNPRDWKIWEESIQFYTDNNKYDEAISKSKKGYRKFPENYNIGLAHAKALLNKEEFKKVINVLSSIQILPFEHASESRRIFEQAHIGEALQQLDAKNYGAAINTLQDSKEWPENIGVGKPYSPDERMQDYLLAMSHGATNQKNEQKKLLQTIADYSINSNERSTINNLFSLLAYKDLGEKELYDQLINRLKKSNKTQDKIILAFINKDKTSLSNLKKQFNLRPNLWKVMKKAVGL
- a CDS encoding VCBS repeat-containing protein, which translates into the protein MIDTIKKTISTLFICFFLISCNNEKKESEPMDTLFTMVSKDYSGLLFQNSVKQSRENNHMINSAFISGGGVAIGDINQDGLQDVFFTGNQVRDRLFLNKGNLEFEDVSDKSNIIKDNSWSTGVTIADIDNDGDQDIYVCKFTYLENEKSANQLYINNGDLTFTEQAATFGLANKGFSIQSTFFDFDNDGLLDVYIVNQPPSIPNVGNKLNYEQFSDILFSDRLYRNLGNGTFEDYTEKANVRNFGFGLSATTGDFNNDGWQDIYVTNDFDVADHLYINQKDGTFKDELKTATKHISNFSMGSDVSDYDNDGFMDVMIVDMMAEDHKRIKTNMGSMAPEQFWEIVDKGGHHQYMFNTLQRNNGNGSFSELGQLAGVTSTDWSWAPLFGDFDNDGLKDLFITNGVVSNNRNSDLTNLYEKKLDSIRQLAQRNGVNPNSMINVMDFANLAPTDKLANYIYKNAGDYTFENKIKEWGMEIPTLSNGAAYADLDLDGDLDLIINNINENVMLYKNESIEKGLGNYIRFKIVSEDNKAIQGAKVTLYENENILQSNFISNARGYMSKSEDVVHFGLGQMKIVERAVVEWPDGTITKLDNLAANKVYEVSTSVPKAEILNTEEKKSLLFSDITKSLYLNNVRHVENEYDDYESEILLPHKMSQFGPSITVGDVNGDDREDFYLGGAAGFPGKLFTQNSNNTFDEINGPWSKDSASEDMGATFVDIDGDKDLDLFVVSGGNEFDLDDPALKDRLYINNGSGSFTKNTNAIPNYLSSGSCVMPHDFDNDGDIDLFIGGRLIPRKYPHPANSVLLENKGGKFIDVTSTLAPELNELGMLTAATWTDYNGDGLVDLVVVGEWMPITIFSQNRKGGFTKSSIENTEGWYYEIKSDDLDGDGDQDLVAGNLGLNYKYKASVEAPFEVHSYDFDNNGSLDIVLSYYEHGEAFPVRGKSCSTQQIPSLSTKFPTYEEFGNSNLDNIYGQSLKTALNRKAKTFASAYLENDGSGKYSISPLHSLAQTSSINSILINDYDQDGYKDLLLVGNLYPAEIETPRNDAGTGLFLKGNGNGEFIPSSINESGFYAPQDAKNMKTIKVGEKEVILIANNNDYIQAIEYIKPN
- a CDS encoding SusD/RagB family nutrient-binding outer membrane lipoprotein, which codes for MKKIIYIFIVALLLNTSACTDDFVELNENPYQVTDESLKQDFNNVGAFYPPMLKNLFGHQIEHNLSHDSWVRHLATPTPFVGGINNTTYYIRWNTYWNRIYGSIMAPATQVSKVAVAEGYPVFVEWAKLIKLLGMSRLTAYHGPVIYTKFGEEPATYDSEPVLYDAFFTQLDEIQAVFAANTDYTGLGKFDASYGGDVNAWMKLVNSMRLRLAIRLSKVDPALAKTQGEKAMSDPAGLIEANGDNFMVSLYGAVFPPVTISFGWGDTRMSASMESILIGYDDPRIAKFFDPATDATLYPDHAAYPYKGIRNGAELVAKGDRLDYSNISSDFKSVENRRFFTAAEVHFLKAEAALRGWTGAGDAMANYEAGVNASFEDWGAGGAATYLANDTGLPIDYDDPKATGAVNDFVNRITSTVAWDDAGTNEEKLEKIITQKWINGYTNSIEPWVDHRRTDYPKLPFNYQNDSNADWGVIPADDFLRRQVFVQSQRENNTASVAAATGFLGGPDEIGTRLWWDVDGPNF